A region of Myxococcus stipitatus DSM 14675 DNA encodes the following proteins:
- a CDS encoding RNA polymerase sigma factor: MSRALHPKAPPTVPARPVSFDALYEEHAEDVYVWAMRYAAGRSGWAEDITHDVFLKVWEHQAWLREEDVRGWLFRVTQNVAFSALRREKTFRQRIADLLFPSQPTQTESTPEKDLVRREAVRSATAALDRLPGQERVVMALKILDDLSQREIAQLLSLSEGYVSKLISRAHGRLTAWGWEVEDGTP, from the coding sequence ATGTCGCGCGCTCTCCACCCCAAGGCTCCGCCCACCGTGCCCGCCCGGCCCGTGTCATTCGACGCGCTCTACGAGGAGCATGCGGAGGACGTCTATGTCTGGGCCATGCGCTATGCGGCCGGTCGTTCGGGCTGGGCCGAAGACATCACCCATGACGTCTTCCTCAAGGTCTGGGAGCACCAGGCCTGGCTGCGCGAGGAGGACGTGCGGGGCTGGCTCTTTCGCGTCACGCAGAACGTGGCGTTCTCCGCCCTGCGGCGCGAGAAGACGTTTCGACAGCGCATCGCCGACCTCTTGTTCCCGTCGCAGCCCACACAGACGGAGTCCACGCCGGAGAAGGACCTGGTGCGACGCGAGGCGGTGCGCAGTGCCACGGCGGCGTTGGACCGCTTGCCAGGGCAGGAGCGGGTGGTGATGGCCCTGAAGATTCTCGATGACCTGAGCCAGCGCGAGATTGCCCAGCTCCTCTCGCTGTCGGAAGGCTACGTGTCGAAGCTGATCAGCCGCGCCCATGGTCGGCTGACCGCTTGGGGATGGGAGGTGGAAGATGGAACCCCGTGA